The genomic stretch AAATGACCGGTCTGCCCCGGAGCTCTTCCGGAATATCCTTACCCGGGAACTGGGTCCGGAGTATCCCTTTTCGCGCCTGGTGGGCCTGGTGGAGACCAGCATTGGAAAAATGGTACCCCTCATGCGGAAGGAAGATCTGGCGGAGGATTCGCTCCGGCTTTTTGCGGAGGAATACGAAACCCTGATCCTGGATAAGAAGGGCTTTAAGGGTCCCCTGCCGGAAATAGCGGGTCTGTGTCCGGTGGAACCCATAGAAGCATACGTGGATAGAAAGCTTTTTGTCCATAATTTGGGCCATGCCGCAACGGCCTATCTGGGATATCAAAAGGACCCCAGGGAACCGTTTATTTCCGGAGCATTAAAGTTGGAAGGGGTTGAACAAGGGGTCAGGGCGGCCATGAACGAGGCGGCCGATGCCCTGGTTTTAGAATATCCCAAATCCTACAGCCGGCAGGATCTCCGGGATCATATTGAGGATCTCCTTTCCCGGTTTAAGAACTCCGCCTTGGGGGATACGGTACACCGGGTGGGCCGGGATCTGCGCCGAAAGCTAAGCCGGGAGGATCGCCTGGTAGGGGCCATGCTGCTCTGCGCTAAACACAATGTTCCCTTTGGCGCAATTGCGGCGGTGTATAAGGCGGCGCTGAACTTTGCTGCGGCGGATGAAAAGGGTCTCCCCTTTCCCGCAGATGCCCAGTTCCGATCGGAATTTATTTCCGGAGATACAGGAACCGTTCAGTTTGCAGAAATACTACAGAATGTATCCGGATTAGACAGTAATACTGTTATTGATAAAAAAGTAATAGATCTGTTGAAAAATGGAAGGATAGAATGATTATTCATGGAACCGGCTGCTGCCTAATGGATTTTTTATACCCTTCGATTGATTTTTCCGCCCCCGCTTTTCATCAGGCCCTTTCCCGGCAGGATGGGGACGGCGGACTTCATCCGGGACACCTGGTTTTTGCCGAAGACTTTGAACGGTTCATGGGAAAGCCCTACGAAAGCGCCCTGATGGATATAAGCAACGGCATTACCCATGCTTCCTATAACCTTGGGGGGCCTTCGGTGGTATCCCTAACCCACGCCGCCCAGGTCCTGGGCGAAGGCGCCGATGTGTTTTTTTTCGGGTGCCGGGGCAATGACGATACGGGGAACCTTGTGGAAGCCGCCCTTTCCCGGCTGCCCTTCCGGAAGTACCGGCTGGTAACAAAACCGGGCGCCACCCCCCGGACAGATGTGCTTTCGGACCCCCATTACGATAACGGCCACGGAGAGCGGACCTTTATCAACCTTTTAGGGGCAGCCTGTAATTTTGATCCCGATTATTTGGAAGATGCTTTCTTCGATGCGAATATAATTGCCTTTGGCGGAACCGCTCTGACGCCGTCCATTCATGACGGTCTTACGGGGCTCCTCAAGCGGGCCCGGGAAAATGACGCAGTAACGGTGGTGAATCTGGTTTATGATTACCGCAGTGAAATCAACGCCCCGGGCCGGAAGTGGAAACTCGGGACCGGGGACGACGCCTATCCCTTTATTGATGTGCTCATTGCCGACCGGGACGAAGCCTTGAAAACATCCGGCTGTTCCACATCGGAGGATGCGGCGGCTTGGTTTCTTTCCCGGGGAACCGGGGCGGTACTGATTACCGAAGGGGCGAGGTCTATCAGGATTGCTGCGGGAAAGGGGATATGCAGTCCCCTGGAAACACAAACCCTGCCGGTCTGCGAAGAAGTCAACCGGGAGCTGGCTAGTTTCCCCGAGCGAAAGGGGGATACCACCGGCTGCGGGGATAACTTTGCCGGGGGCATTATCGCCGGTATTGCGGAACAGTTAGCCCTGGCGCCAAAAAATAAAATCGATCTCCGGGAAGCCTGTATCCTTGGGACCGCCGCCGGGGGCTTCGCCTGTTTTACCGTGGGAGGTGTTTTTTACGAAACCTATCCCGGAGAAAAACGGGAACGGCTGGCGCCCTATATTGCTGCGTACCGGAAACAGATAGGATATTTATAATTTGGAGCAATGGTGAATATCATCCTCTTTGAACCCCACGAGGCGGGGAAAAGTCTCCCTAAACGGGATGAACGGACTGTCCATCTGCTCAAGGTGCTGCATAAAAAGCCCGGCGATTCCTTTGACGCGGGTATCCTGGGGGGCCATCTGGGTACCGGCAGGATCGAGTCGATCAGTTCCGATGGAGCCCTGACCTATTCCCTGGATTTACCGATGGACCCTCCTCCCCGGCTGCCCATACGAATCGCTGTGGGCTTTCCCCGTCCTATACAGCTCCGCCGGCTCCTGCGGGACCTTTCCAACCTGGGCCTCTTAGCGGTGGACCTTATGGGGACCGACCTGGGCGAAAAAAGCTACCGGGACACCAAGCTGCTTACCGACGGCGGCGCCCGGGCAGCCCTTATTGAAGGGGCGGTCCAGGCCCGGGATACCACCATCCCATCCTTATCCACCTACCCAAACCTGGAAGCCTGGCTGGAGGAACAGCCCTGGAAAAAGACGCCCGGCGATACTTTCCTCATAGCGCCGGACAATGTGCGGCCCGTGGGGGCCATGGCGAACCTGCCTATCCGTCAGTGTCCCGTGGTTTTAGCCATCGGTCCGGAGCGTGGCTGGTCCGACCGGGAGCGGGACCTTCTGGAGACCGCCGGTTTTGCCCGGCTCTCCCTGGGAAAGCGGGCTCTGCGTACTGAAACCGCCTGTGTGGCTGCGGCAGTACTGGCTATGGAAAAAACCGGAGAACTTCGGTAAAATAATTTTATGAATCAAGATCAGGTTAGGACTATCCTTCTTTCGATAGAAGACGCCCCCATGGAGTTTACCCTCATCTTTTCCGGTAAAAAAAGTAAAAAGGTAAACGGCCTTTACAAACCGGATACCCGGGAGATCATCATCCATAACCACAATTTTGAGGATGATAATCTGCTCCTGTATACCGCCATCCATGAATACGCCCACCATCTCCACGCCTGTTCCCTGGGCGGCAAACTTCCCTCCCGCTCCCATACCACGGAATTTTGGGGCATACTCCACGATCTCCTGGAAAAGGCCGAGGCCAAGGGTGTTTACAAAAATGTGTTTACCGAATCACCGGAACTGGCGGAACTGACCGAAACCATTCGGAAAAAGTACCTTTTGCAAAACGGCAGCCTGGTTAAGGAATTAGGTATGCTGCTCCTCAAGGCCGGCGAGCTCTGCGACAGTATCGGCGCCCGGTTCGAGGATTATATAGACCGGGTTCTCTGCATCCCCCGCTTGGCGGCCAAGATGTCCATGAAAATGTTTGAGTATGACCTTGACCCATCCCTGGGTTCCGATAATATGCGCTTTCTTGCGGGAATCAAAAATGACGATAACCGGGCGGCTGCGGAAAAATCGCTTCTTGGAGGAAAAAGCCCGGACGCTGTAAAACGGGAGACCATGAAAAAGCCCCAGGAAGAGGATCCCCGGGATAGGCTGGAAAAGGAAAAGCTCCGGCTAGAGCGAACCATCAATTCCCTGACCAAACGCCTGGACGAGGTTGAGCGGGAACTGGAAACTATCCTCTAAGAAAAAATAACACACACCGGAGTGGGAACCGGGTACGCAAATAATTTTACAAGATCCCCGGTAGCCCGGTTAATACGGAACACCGCCATGGTATTTGAATCCTGATTACAGACTAAAAGAAAATTTCCCGATGGATCGATGGAAAAATCCCGGGGAGTTTTGCCCCCCGAAGGAATACAGCCCGTAAGGGTTAGGGCGCCGGATGCGGCATCCCGCTTAAAAACAGCAATACTATCATGACCCCGGTTGGAGGTATAAACAAAATTTCCATCGGGACTGATTTTTATTGCCGCAGCGATACTGTTTAATCCGGCGATCCCCTCAGGCAGGGCCGATATATTTTGCAGTTCTTCGAAAATTCCCGTTGATTGGTTATATTTTAGTACATCCACGGTGGAAGCCAATTCGTTTATACTATAACCATGGGTCCCGGTGGGATCAAAAATCCCGTGCCGGGGGCCGGCGCCGGGGTTGACGTTGAACCAGGGAATTGCCGCCGCGGTTAAGGGCAGATCTGCAAAAGGATCAAAGGAATAGGCCATGAGCCGATCGGTACCCAGGTCAAAGGCAAAGCCCCTAGTAAAGCTTCGATCAAACAAAAAAGAATGCGCGTGGGGCCCTTCCTGCCGTTCCGTATTAGGGCCGGCGCCGGAAAGCGTGATAACCTGGACCGCCTTGCCCAGGACGCCATCCGGTCCCAGGGGCAGTACCGCGAGGGTACCGCTGGCATAATTGGAAACCACCGCATGGGTTTCCCGGTCATTTATCACCACATGGCAGGGGAAAAAACCTTCACTGGGAACCTGATTTAACCGCGCCAGTTTCCCGGACAGGGGATCCCGCTTAAAGGCGCTCACCATGCCGCCGCCCTCATCTTTACCCAACTCGTTTATCGCATAGAGATATTTTTTCGACGGCGCCACGGTTAGAAATGACGGCTTAGGACTTTCCGCAGCGATGCGGATATCTTCAATCCTGCCCTCTTCCATATCCAGGGTAAAGGCGTATATTTCTTCGCTATATGTACCAAGGTAACCGGTTATTCTGTTGCCCATGCTAATTTTACTTCCCGTTCTTTTTATAGCCTTCGTTTTTTGCAGCAATACTCTCTTCCAGCCGTTTAAGGGTCTCCCTAAAATGCTCATCGCTTATTTTTTCGTAGGGATCTCCGCTGGCAATATTCGGTTCCGCCGGAGCTTCTTTATCGGTACTAGGCGGTTCCGACACAGCGTTACTAAGCGGCTGAGACACTACAGGAAGCTGCGCTGGAAGTACCGGCGGATCCCGGCTTAGCCTGAAGGAAATACCCGTAATATTCTGGTCCGGAAAACGGCGGCGCAGGGCATCCAGAAGATCCTTTTCCCTGGTTTGCAGGATCTGTATCCATCCGGGATGATCCGCCTCTATTAAAAGAACGGAATGTTCCAGCTCCCGGATCCGGGAATGGGCGGCAAGCTTGTCCCCCGCAATGGATTGCCAGGATGAAAACAATTCCGAATATCCCCGGGCAGTATTAAGCACCCGTTCATCAAGAAATGCTGAAAGCAAATCCCCTGCTTTTTTCATGGGTC from Treponema primitia ZAS-1 encodes the following:
- a CDS encoding mannitol-1-phosphate 5-dehydrogenase, whose protein sequence is MKFVQFGGGNIGRSFIGALFSRAAWEVVFVDVDPVLVSRLNQERYYTVVIKRDGKADESRSIGPVRAVDGRDIELVSTEIADADIAATSVGKNALPKVLPVLARGLEKRFKKDPERPLDIIIAENDRSAPELFRNILTRELGPEYPFSRLVGLVETSIGKMVPLMRKEDLAEDSLRLFAEEYETLILDKKGFKGPLPEIAGLCPVEPIEAYVDRKLFVHNLGHAATAYLGYQKDPREPFISGALKLEGVEQGVRAAMNEAADALVLEYPKSYSRQDLRDHIEDLLSRFKNSALGDTVHRVGRDLRRKLSREDRLVGAMLLCAKHNVPFGAIAAVYKAALNFAAADEKGLPFPADAQFRSEFISGDTGTVQFAEILQNVSGLDSNTVIDKKVIDLLKNGRIE
- a CDS encoding carbohydrate kinase family protein, yielding MIIHGTGCCLMDFLYPSIDFSAPAFHQALSRQDGDGGLHPGHLVFAEDFERFMGKPYESALMDISNGITHASYNLGGPSVVSLTHAAQVLGEGADVFFFGCRGNDDTGNLVEAALSRLPFRKYRLVTKPGATPRTDVLSDPHYDNGHGERTFINLLGAACNFDPDYLEDAFFDANIIAFGGTALTPSIHDGLTGLLKRARENDAVTVVNLVYDYRSEINAPGRKWKLGTGDDAYPFIDVLIADRDEALKTSGCSTSEDAAAWFLSRGTGAVLITEGARSIRIAAGKGICSPLETQTLPVCEEVNRELASFPERKGDTTGCGDNFAGGIIAGIAEQLALAPKNKIDLREACILGTAAGGFACFTVGGVFYETYPGEKRERLAPYIAAYRKQIGYL
- a CDS encoding 16S rRNA (uracil(1498)-N(3))-methyltransferase, with translation MVNIILFEPHEAGKSLPKRDERTVHLLKVLHKKPGDSFDAGILGGHLGTGRIESISSDGALTYSLDLPMDPPPRLPIRIAVGFPRPIQLRRLLRDLSNLGLLAVDLMGTDLGEKSYRDTKLLTDGGARAALIEGAVQARDTTIPSLSTYPNLEAWLEEQPWKKTPGDTFLIAPDNVRPVGAMANLPIRQCPVVLAIGPERGWSDRERDLLETAGFARLSLGKRALRTETACVAAAVLAMEKTGELR
- a CDS encoding lactonase family protein codes for the protein MGNRITGYLGTYSEEIYAFTLDMEEGRIEDIRIAAESPKPSFLTVAPSKKYLYAINELGKDEGGGMVSAFKRDPLSGKLARLNQVPSEGFFPCHVVINDRETHAVVSNYASGTLAVLPLGPDGVLGKAVQVITLSGAGPNTERQEGPHAHSFLFDRSFTRGFAFDLGTDRLMAYSFDPFADLPLTAAAIPWFNVNPGAGPRHGIFDPTGTHGYSINELASTVDVLKYNQSTGIFEELQNISALPEGIAGLNSIAAAIKISPDGNFVYTSNRGHDSIAVFKRDAASGALTLTGCIPSGGKTPRDFSIDPSGNFLLVCNQDSNTMAVFRINRATGDLVKLFAYPVPTPVCVIFS
- a CDS encoding DUF721 domain-containing protein, which encodes MKKAGDLLSAFLDERVLNTARGYSELFSSWQSIAGDKLAAHSRIRELEHSVLLIEADHPGWIQILQTREKDLLDALRRRFPDQNITGISFRLSRDPPVLPAQLPVVSQPLSNAVSEPPSTDKEAPAEPNIASGDPYEKISDEHFRETLKRLEESIAAKNEGYKKNGK